In Geitlerinema sp. PCC 9228, one DNA window encodes the following:
- a CDS encoding riboflavin synthase codes for MFTGIIQTVGTINAIGSDRLEISWEAVHAPAAIAEDLAIGDSIAVDGICLTVEKILPSGFIASVSPETLRRSTLGNASGQPVNLESALRVGSKLGGHFVSGHVDGMGGLETVVETATAWEIVFGPAPDHIQTWQKHIAPYIVSKGSIAINGISLTISDCDDGGNWFRVAVIPHTYHHTNLCHLRPGSLVNLETDLLGKYAEKLLRQHVQPNSTSPHTAAREDLTPEFLAENGYC; via the coding sequence GTGTTTACCGGAATTATACAAACTGTAGGGACCATCAATGCAATCGGCAGCGATCGCCTAGAAATTTCGTGGGAAGCCGTCCATGCCCCCGCCGCGATCGCCGAAGATTTAGCTATTGGCGATAGCATTGCTGTAGATGGCATTTGCCTCACCGTAGAAAAAATTCTACCATCGGGCTTTATCGCCAGCGTCTCCCCAGAAACTCTCCGCCGCAGCACTTTGGGCAACGCTTCCGGCCAACCCGTTAACCTAGAATCCGCCTTGCGTGTCGGCAGCAAACTCGGCGGCCATTTCGTTTCCGGCCACGTCGATGGCATGGGTGGTTTGGAAACTGTGGTGGAAACCGCCACTGCTTGGGAAATAGTGTTTGGACCAGCCCCCGACCACATACAAACCTGGCAAAAACACATCGCTCCCTATATCGTATCCAAAGGTAGTATAGCGATTAACGGCATTAGTTTAACCATATCGGACTGCGACGATGGGGGCAATTGGTTTCGCGTCGCTGTCATCCCCCATACTTACCACCACACCAACCTATGCCACCTCCGACCGGGAAGTTTGGTTAATTTAGAAACTGACCTCCTCGGCAAATACGCCGAAAAACTCCTGCGCCAACACGTACAACCCAACTCCACATCTCCCCATACTGCTGCTAGAGAAGACCTAACCCCAGAATTTTTAGCCGAAAATGGCTACTGTTGA
- a CDS encoding TM2 domain-containing protein — translation MTCVRLLTDMPPFDLFDSNEDTWVWQDYLVDNHISESLGYVLDKMLARALSQRYTSAQQILDELNRHSPTRSSSVNSERSNASASAASVSDPIEPTILQLQPTPRLKITYLLWAVGLIAGNVANPLRGLHRFYNGKFVTGFLWMLPLVGDIGTILDLFLIPSLVQEYESRTKAKYGLSPRGVPLESSPAITETMTSPTHEDLKLKVLQTARDKGGVVSVEQLAVDTQIAVQDVEMLLRELEMEGLAEVNSDETGTLVYWFHDV, via the coding sequence GTGACCTGCGTTCGCCTGCTAACGGATATGCCGCCTTTTGACTTGTTCGACAGCAACGAGGATACTTGGGTTTGGCAGGATTATTTGGTGGACAATCACATTAGCGAGTCTTTGGGCTACGTTCTCGATAAAATGCTGGCAAGGGCTCTTAGCCAACGCTACACCAGCGCCCAACAGATTTTAGACGAGCTCAACCGTCATTCTCCCACGCGATCGTCGTCAGTGAATAGTGAGAGGAGCAATGCTTCTGCCTCAGCAGCGTCGGTATCCGACCCCATTGAACCAACCATCTTGCAACTACAACCAACGCCGCGTCTGAAAATCACTTATTTGCTCTGGGCTGTGGGGTTGATTGCTGGTAACGTAGCCAATCCCCTGCGCGGTTTGCATCGTTTCTACAACGGTAAATTCGTGACGGGATTCCTGTGGATGTTGCCTTTGGTGGGAGATATTGGCACGATCTTGGATTTGTTTTTGATTCCATCGCTGGTGCAAGAATATGAAAGTCGCACCAAAGCCAAATACGGTTTGTCACCCCGAGGGGTTCCCCTAGAATCTTCTCCCGCCATCACGGAAACGATGACTTCTCCCACACACGAGGATTTAAAGCTCAAGGTATTGCAAACAGCTAGAGACAAAGGGGGTGTCGTTTCTGTTGAACAACTGGCGGTGGATACGCAAATTGCTGTCCAGGATGTGGAGATGCTCTTGCGAGAGTTGGAAATGGAAGGTTTGGCTGAGGTGAACAGCGACGAAACGGGTACGTTGGTGTATTGGTTTCACGATGTTTAG